In Arvicanthis niloticus isolate mArvNil1 chromosome 4, mArvNil1.pat.X, whole genome shotgun sequence, a single window of DNA contains:
- the LOC117706515 gene encoding uncharacterized protein LOC117706515 codes for MTADSYYSSPGLLWRTRSSDSSTMSYQQQQCKQPCQPPPVCLPPKCPEPCPSPKCPEPCPPKCPEPCPSPKCPEPCPPPSCQQKCPPVQPPPPCQQTCPPKSK; via the exons ATGACTGCAGACTCCTACTACTCAAGTCCTGGACTACTTTGGAGAACCAG ATCCTCAGACTCCAGTACAATGTCTTACCAGCAGCAGCAGTGCAAACAGCCCTGCCAGCCTCCTCCTGTGTGCCTACCCCCAAAGTGCCCTGAGCCTTGTCCTTCTCCAAAGTGCCCTGAGCCTTGTCCCCCAAAGTGCCCTGAGCCTTGTCCTTCTCCAAAGTGCCCTGAGCCTTGTCCTCCTCCCTCATGCCAGCAGAAATGCCCTCCTGTGCAACCTCCTCCACCATGCCAGCAGACATGCCCACCGAAGAGCAAGTGA